A stretch of the Cytophagia bacterium CHB2 genome encodes the following:
- a CDS encoding branched-chain amino acid ABC transporter permease gives MISQILANGLIAGSVYALVALGFSVIYSTVRFFHFAHGVVYTAGAYFTFLYFILFKLPFAVAVALAILSAALLGVAIEFLVYKPIKRQRASGTILLIASLGVSIILQNLISLFFGDDTKTIRTGEVREGLNVLGARITPVQIAIILTSLVLFAFTFIILKRSKIGKALRAVANDPELAVAMGLNKDRIIYFTYFVGSALAAIAAILISLDIDMTPLMGFQAMLYGVVAVVIGGLGNILGAYLGGLLLGLAQHLGVWYISSQWQDAIAFVILILFLLFRPQGFFWKKIRKAEV, from the coding sequence ATGATTAGTCAGATTTTGGCTAATGGGCTTATAGCCGGCAGCGTCTATGCCTTAGTCGCTCTCGGCTTTTCTGTTATTTACAGCACCGTCCGCTTCTTTCACTTCGCGCATGGCGTGGTTTATACCGCCGGCGCATATTTCACCTTCCTTTACTTCATTCTTTTCAAACTACCGTTCGCAGTCGCAGTGGCGCTGGCAATTTTATCGGCAGCGCTTTTGGGCGTGGCTATAGAATTCCTCGTGTACAAACCAATCAAAAGGCAAAGGGCAAGTGGCACAATCTTACTCATTGCTTCCCTCGGGGTTTCCATCATTCTGCAAAACCTCATTTCGCTTTTCTTCGGGGATGACACCAAAACCATTCGCACGGGCGAAGTGCGCGAAGGGCTGAATGTTTTGGGGGCGCGTATCACGCCGGTGCAAATCGCCATCATTCTCACGAGTCTCGTGTTGTTTGCGTTCACTTTTATCATTCTCAAACGCAGCAAAATCGGCAAAGCCCTGCGCGCGGTTGCCAACGATCCGGAGCTTGCCGTTGCTATGGGGTTGAACAAAGACAGAATCATCTACTTCACGTACTTTGTTGGCTCCGCGTTGGCGGCGATTGCGGCTATTCTCATTTCGCTCGATATCGACATGACCCCGCTCATGGGTTTTCAAGCCATGCTGTACGGCGTGGTCGCGGTGGTCATTGGCGGGTTGGGCAACATTCTCGGTGCTTACTTGGGTGGGCTGCTGCTAGGCTTGGCGCAACATCTCGGGGTGTGGTATATCTCTTCGCAATGGCAAGACGCGATTGCGTTCGTCATTCTCATTTTGTTCCTGCTCTTCCGGCCACAGGGGTTCTTCTGGAAGAAGATTCGGAAGGCGGAGGTTTAG